One Massilia sp. 9096 genomic window carries:
- a CDS encoding WavE lipopolysaccharide synthesis family protein, producing MKTADITLVFQGQFKPYVTRDHEDFARNLKLTRKVLPGAPIILSTWEGADVPPGLAVDAVVESADPGGLAPLKLDDLKANNINRQLVSTQAGLAAVATPYAVKMRTDCFLEHAGFIDYALEQRKLDQGRERLLACSFFTLDPTLFERLPYHLSDWFHFGPTALLREYWSTAPMSNKDARQYETQAHASSSSLFERKFRARYAVEQHVCMQFARSHGYACPRFLNDVSEDVLTAYRRFLAQEVMLLDPWQIGLRFEKYGWVAGSPFQRLNNLMHLDWLAIADPHLAGRTDAPQLRSLIRQRQHQKALARRAFRYSRALHTLLFDPNRPRHPVRRLAARFARRLARS from the coding sequence ATGAAGACCGCTGACATCACGCTGGTGTTTCAGGGCCAGTTCAAGCCCTACGTCACGCGCGACCACGAAGACTTCGCGCGCAACCTCAAGCTGACCCGCAAGGTATTGCCGGGCGCGCCCATCATCCTGTCGACCTGGGAAGGCGCCGACGTGCCGCCCGGGCTCGCGGTCGACGCCGTGGTCGAGAGCGCCGATCCGGGCGGACTGGCGCCGCTCAAGCTGGACGACCTGAAAGCCAACAACATCAACCGCCAGCTCGTGAGCACCCAGGCCGGCCTGGCCGCGGTCGCGACGCCGTATGCGGTCAAGATGCGCACCGACTGCTTCCTCGAGCACGCCGGCTTCATCGACTATGCCCTCGAGCAGCGCAAGCTCGACCAGGGACGCGAGCGCCTGCTCGCCTGCTCCTTCTTCACGCTCGACCCGACGCTGTTCGAACGCCTGCCCTACCACCTGAGCGACTGGTTCCACTTCGGGCCGACCGCGCTGCTGCGCGAGTACTGGTCGACGGCGCCGATGTCGAACAAGGATGCGCGCCAGTACGAGACCCAGGCGCATGCCAGCAGCTCGTCGCTTTTCGAACGCAAATTCCGCGCGCGCTACGCGGTCGAGCAGCACGTCTGCATGCAGTTCGCGCGCTCGCACGGCTATGCCTGCCCGCGCTTCCTCAACGACGTCTCCGAGGACGTGCTGACCGCCTACCGGCGCTTTCTCGCCCAGGAAGTGATGCTGCTCGATCCCTGGCAGATCGGCCTGCGTTTCGAAAAATACGGCTGGGTGGCGGGCTCGCCATTCCAGCGCCTGAACAACCTGATGCACCTCGACTGGCTGGCGATCGCCGACCCGCACCTGGCCGGCCGCACCGATGCGCCGCAGCTGCGCAGCCTGATCCGCCAGCGCCAGCACCAGAAAGCGCTGGCGCGGCGGGCGTTCCGCTACAGCCGCGCGCTGCACACGCTGCTGTTCGACCCGAACCGGCCGCGCCATCCGGTGCGGCGGCTGGCGGCCCGGTTCGCGCGCCGGCTGGCGAGGAGCTAG